One Nicotiana sylvestris chromosome 12, ASM39365v2, whole genome shotgun sequence genomic window carries:
- the LOC138884028 gene encoding uncharacterized protein, with the protein MVGEKVLLKVSPMKGVMRFRKKGKLSLWFIGPFEVLRRIGEVAYELAFPPSLSSVHPVFHVSMLRKYVGDPSLVLDFSMVQLDDNLTYDVEPVAILGHQVRRLRSKDIALVKVQ; encoded by the coding sequence atggttggtgagaaggtcttgctgaaggtttcgcccatgaagggtgttatgaggtttaggAAGAAAGGCAAATTGAGTTTgtggttcattggaccttttgaggtgcttcggaggattggggaggtggcttatgagcttgcttttccacccagcctatcgagtgtgcatccggtattccatgtttctatgctccgaaagtatgttggggacccgtctctTGTTTTAGACTTCAGCATGGTCCAATTGGATGATAATTTGACctacgatgtggagccagtagctattttgggtcatcaggttcggagattgagatcaaaggatatcgctttGGTGaaggtgcagtag